Genomic window (Streptomyces sp. TG1A-60):
AACTGTCACTCGGCCCCGCAGCGGCGCATGAGGAGGCGCTGGGCGACCTGTTGGCGGCCCACCCCCTGGGCTGAGCGCCGCGCACGCCGACAACAGGGGCGCGCCAGGCCCACCTACGCGCCCCGCTCCGCTGCCCTGCCCGTACCCGTCGGGCCGTTCTAGAGAACGACCCCCGTCCCGCCCTTGTCGTCGACCACCGGGCGGCCGGAGGCTGCCCAGACCTGCATGCCGCCGTGCACGTTCACGGCGTCGATGCCCTGCTGGACGAGATACATGGCGACCTGCGCCGAACGTCCGCCCGAGCGGCAGATCACATGGACCCTGCCGTCCTGCGGGGCCGCCTCGGTGAACTCGCCGTAGCGCGCGACGAACTCACTGATGGGGATGTGCAGCGCCCCTTCGGCGTGACCCGCCCGCCACTCGTCGTCCTCGCGGACGTCCAGCAGGAAGTCGTCGTCCTTGAGGCCTGTGACCTCGACCGTGGGCACACCAGCTCCGAAATGCATGCGTACGACGCTACCGGACCGGTCGGCCGACGGGCCGAGCCCAGCGCCCGGCGGGCGAGGGCAGGCCAGGGCTACCCGTCCTGGCCGAGAAGCCCGGCCAGCTCCGCCTCCCGCTGGGAGACCTCCGCCAGCAGCTGATCGGCGATCTCGTCAAGAAGACGGTCGGGGTCGTCCGGGGCGAGACGGAGCATGGAGCCGATGGCACCCTCCTCCAGTTCACGGGCGACGAGGGCGAGGAGTTCCTTGCGCTGAGCGAGCCATTCGAGGCGGGCGTACAACTCCTCGGCGCGGCTCGGCCTGCGCTCCTCCGGTACGGGCCCCGCGGCCCACTCCTCGGACAGCTCGCGCAGCAGCACCTCGTCACCGCGGCCGTACGCGGAGTTCACCCGCGAGATGAACTCGTCCCGCCGCTCCCGCTCCTTGTCGTCACGCGCCAGGTCGGGGTGGGCCTTGCGGACCAGCTCGCGGTACAGCCTGCGGGCCTCGTCGCTCGGACGCACCCGCTCCGGGGGCCGTACGGGTTGGTCGGTGAGCATGGCGGCGGCCTCGGGGAACAGGCCTTCCGAGTCCATCCAGCCGTGGAACAGCTCCTCCACCCCCGGCATGGGCATGACCCGGGCCCGCGCCTCCTGGGCCTTGCGCACATCCTCGGGGTCGCCGGTGCGCGCGGCCTTCGCCTCGGCGATCTGGGCGTCCAGCTCGTCGAGCCGCGCGTACATGGGGCCGAGCTTCTGGTGGTGCAGCCGGGAGAAGTTCTCCACCTCGACCCGGAAGGTCTCCACGGCGATCTCGTACTCGATCAGCGCCTGCTCGGCCGCCCCCACGGCCCGCTCCAGCCGCTCCTCGGGCCGCCCCGGGCCCGTGCCTTCAGCGGACGCCTCGTTCCCGGCAGCCGCCTGCCCCTCAGCATCTGCTTCACGCTTGGCGGACGCCATGCCTTCGGCGGGCTCCGCGCCCCCACGGGGCGCTGCGGGCTCCACGGGCTCGGCGGGGCGCTCGGACGGTGTCTGCTCGGCTTCCGGGGTCGTCACCCGGCCCAGCCTAGGCCACGGCTCCGAGCCCTACCGAAGACCACCGGGGACCTGGGACGTGGGGATCACCGCGTCCCGTCCGGCCGCACCGTCGACGCATCCGAACCCACCTCGTCCGTATCCGGGGCCCCTGGTCCCTCCAGACCCCACCGACCTGGGCACCCCCGTCGGTCCCGCCCTCGAACCGCGATCCCGCTCCCTGAGAGCGCCGCTCTCCTCGGCGCCCGATCTCCGCCGGCCTCAGCATTCCTCACCGCTCCTCAAACCCCCATCTCCGCCACGATCCGCCCCGCTCGTAGAGCCGTCACCAGATCCGCGTGGTCCGCTTCCGTGCGGTCCGCGTAGGTCGCGGCGAACGTGGCTATCGCCTCGTCGAGTTCGTCGTTCTTGCCGCAGTAGCCGGAGATGAGACGGGGGTCGGCGCTGTGGGCGTGGGCGCGGGCGAGCAGGGCGCCGGTCATGCGGCCGTAGTCGTCGATCTGGTCGGCGGCCAGGGCCGCCGGGTCGACGCTGCCCTTGCGGTTGCGGAACTGCCGTACCTGGAAGGGGAATCCGTCGACCGTGGTCCACCCCAGCAAGATGTCGCTGACGACCTGCATGCGCTTTTGCCCGAGGACCACGCGGCGGCCCTCGTGTTCCACCTCCGGCACCTCGAAACCGGCGGTCGCGAGATGCGGTACGAGCGCCGAGGGACGGGCCTCCTTCACCTGGAGGACGAGCGGTTCGCCGCGGTGGTCCAGGAGCAGGACGACGTACGAGCGGGTGCCCACGCTGCCGGTGCCGACCACGCGGAACGCCACGTCGTGCACGGCGTACCGGGCGAGCAGCGGGTGGCGGTCCTCGGAGAGCGTCGTGAGGTACTGCGCGAGGGAGGTGGCCACCGCCGCGGCCTCCTCGTCGTCCACCCGGCGCAGCACGGGCGGAGCGTCCACGAAACGACGGCCGCCGCCCTCCACCGGCTCGGTCGCCTTGGCCGCGAAACGGCCGCTCGTGTTGGCGCGTGCCTTCTCCGCGACCCGTTCCAGCGTGCCGAGCAGGTCGTGGGCGTCGGTGTGGGAGACCAGTTCCTCGTCCGCGATGGCGTTCCACGCGTCGTTTGCCGGGAGCTTGGCGAGAAGCCGCATCGTGCGGCGGTAGGCGCCCGTCGCGTCGTAGGCCGCCTTGCGGCAGGTGTCCTCGTCCGCGCCCGCCTCGCGGCCGGCGAGGATCAGTGAGGCGGCGAGGCGCTTGAGGTCCCACTCCCAGGGGCCGTGGACGGTCTCGTCGAAGTCGTTGAGGTCGATGACGAGGCCGCCGCGCGCGTCCCCGTACAGGCCGAAGTTGGCCGCGTGGGCGTCGCCGCAGATCTGGGTGCCGATACCGGTCATGGGTGTGCGCGCGAGGTCGTGGGCCATCAGGCCGGCCGACCCCCGCAGGAACGCGAAGGGAGTGGCCGCCATCCTGCCGACCCGTATCGGCGTGAGTCCGGGGATCCGGCCGCGGTTGGACTCCTGCACCGCCGACACCGCGTCCGGCCGGTCGGTGGTGAGCACCAGG
Coding sequences:
- a CDS encoding rhodanese-like domain-containing protein, with amino-acid sequence MPTVEVTGLKDDDFLLDVREDDEWRAGHAEGALHIPISEFVARYGEFTEAAPQDGRVHVICRSGGRSAQVAMYLVQQGIDAVNVHGGMQVWAASGRPVVDDKGGTGVVL
- a CDS encoding DUF2252 domain-containing protein; protein product: MPGVRGFARWPSQGSPKDEGKALRARVPRGAHADLVLTTDRPDAVSAVQESNRGRIPGLTPIRVGRMAATPFAFLRGSAGLMAHDLARTPMTGIGTQICGDAHAANFGLYGDARGGLVIDLNDFDETVHGPWEWDLKRLAASLILAGREAGADEDTCRKAAYDATGAYRRTMRLLAKLPANDAWNAIADEELVSHTDAHDLLGTLERVAEKARANTSGRFAAKATEPVEGGGRRFVDAPPVLRRVDDEEAAAVATSLAQYLTTLSEDRHPLLARYAVHDVAFRVVGTGSVGTRSYVVLLLDHRGEPLVLQVKEARPSALVPHLATAGFEVPEVEHEGRRVVLGQKRMQVVSDILLGWTTVDGFPFQVRQFRNRKGSVDPAALAADQIDDYGRMTGALLARAHAHSADPRLISGYCGKNDELDEAIATFAATYADRTEADHADLVTALRAGRIVAEMGV